The following proteins are encoded in a genomic region of Micromonospora olivasterospora:
- a CDS encoding DUF3073 domain-containing protein, with protein sequence MGRGRAKAKQTKVARELKYHSPNTDLTALQRELAGAGKSDHDFDDDYKEYVDDDDDDHADEDPDPWVRPTR encoded by the coding sequence ATGGGGCGCGGCCGTGCTAAGGCCAAGCAGACAAAGGTGGCCCGGGAGTTGAAGTACCACTCCCCGAACACCGACCTCACCGCCTTGCAGCGCGAACTGGCGGGTGCTGGCAAGTCGGACCACGACTTCGACGACGACTACAAAGAGTATGTCGACGACGATGACGATGATCATGCGGACGAGGACCCGGATCCCTGGGTCCGCCCGACCCGCTGA
- the purF gene encoding amidophosphoribosyltransferase yields the protein MPRGDGRLSHDLDPQRPGPQDACGVFGVWAPGEEVANLTYFGLYALQHRGQEAAGIAVSDGSGVVVYKDLGLVAQVFDEPTLASLRGHVAIGHARYSTTGASTWENAQPTIRSTSAGTTIALAHNGNLVNTADLQREVSERGLVADGATNDTSLVTMLLASRPDLSVEAAALEVLPQLRGAFSFVFMDESTLYAARDPHGVRPLVLGRLERGWVVASETAALDIVGASVVREVEPGELIAIDEDGLRSARFAAPEPKGCLFEYVYIARPDATIAGRNVYAARVQIGRQLAKEHPVEADLVIPVPESGTPAAIGYAEESGITYGAGLVKNPYVGRTFIQPSQTLRQLGIRLKLNPLRANVRGKRLVVVDDSIVRGNTQRAIVRMLREAGALEVHVRISSPPVSWPCFYGIDFATRAELLANGLDNDGIRRSIGADTLGYVSLSGLIAATEQPKTRLCRACFDGEYPIPLPDGNLIGKHVLEGVGRRIANAAPEDPDRNVPPLVATSGGATVHRP from the coding sequence GTGCCCCGAGGCGACGGCCGGCTGAGCCACGACCTTGACCCCCAACGACCCGGCCCGCAGGACGCGTGTGGCGTCTTCGGCGTCTGGGCGCCGGGGGAGGAGGTCGCCAACCTGACCTACTTCGGGCTCTACGCCCTCCAGCACCGTGGCCAGGAGGCCGCCGGGATCGCGGTCAGCGACGGCTCCGGCGTGGTGGTCTACAAGGATCTGGGCCTGGTCGCCCAGGTCTTCGACGAGCCCACCCTGGCCAGCCTGCGCGGGCACGTCGCCATCGGGCACGCCCGCTACTCGACCACCGGCGCCTCGACCTGGGAGAACGCCCAGCCGACCATCAGGTCCACCAGCGCCGGCACGACCATCGCGCTGGCCCACAACGGCAACCTGGTCAACACGGCCGACCTCCAGCGCGAGGTGAGCGAGCGCGGACTGGTGGCCGACGGCGCGACCAACGACACCTCCCTGGTGACCATGCTGCTGGCCAGCCGGCCCGACCTCTCGGTCGAGGCCGCCGCGCTGGAGGTGCTGCCCCAGCTGCGCGGCGCGTTCAGCTTCGTCTTCATGGACGAGTCGACCCTCTACGCGGCCCGCGACCCGCACGGCGTACGCCCGCTGGTGCTCGGCCGCCTGGAGCGCGGCTGGGTGGTGGCCAGCGAGACGGCCGCGCTCGACATCGTCGGCGCGAGCGTGGTCCGCGAGGTCGAGCCGGGCGAGCTGATCGCCATTGACGAGGACGGCCTGCGTTCCGCCCGGTTCGCCGCGCCGGAGCCGAAGGGCTGCCTCTTCGAGTACGTCTACATCGCCCGCCCGGACGCCACCATCGCCGGCCGCAACGTGTACGCGGCACGGGTGCAGATCGGTCGCCAGCTCGCCAAGGAGCACCCCGTGGAGGCCGACCTGGTCATCCCGGTGCCGGAGTCGGGTACGCCGGCCGCGATCGGGTACGCCGAGGAGTCCGGCATCACCTACGGCGCCGGCCTGGTGAAGAACCCGTACGTCGGCCGGACCTTCATCCAGCCGTCGCAGACCCTGCGCCAGCTCGGCATCCGGCTCAAGCTCAACCCGCTGCGGGCGAACGTCCGCGGCAAGCGGCTGGTCGTGGTCGACGACTCGATCGTGCGCGGCAACACCCAGCGTGCCATCGTCCGGATGCTGCGCGAGGCGGGTGCGCTGGAGGTGCACGTCCGGATCTCCTCCCCGCCGGTCAGCTGGCCGTGCTTCTACGGCATCGACTTCGCCACCCGCGCGGAACTGCTGGCCAACGGGCTCGACAACGACGGCATCCGCCGGTCGATCGGGGCCGACACGCTGGGCTACGTCTCGCTCTCCGGCCTGATCGCCGCGACCGAGCAGCCGAAGACCCGCCTCTGCCGGGCGTGCTTCGATGGGGAATACCCGATCCCGCTGCCGGACGGGAACCTGATCGGCAAGCACGTGCTCGAAGGAGTGGGACGCCGGATCGCCAACGCGGCGCCGGAGGATCCCGACCGCAATGTCCCACCGCTCGTCGCCACCTCGGGCGGCGCGACCGTACACCGCCCATAG
- the amcB gene encoding cyclophane-forming radical SAM peptide maturase AmcB — protein MRGIAAVPSYVVMQPTTLCNLDCAYCYLPLRAVDRRMPVAVAEAVAASVNPWAAAGRFSVVWHGGEPLAAGREHLAALLAPFHPGVEHHVQTNATLVDDAWCEFFATHRMRVSVSVDGPRRRNDERVTRAGRPAYDRIVRGVAALRRHGLPFSALAVVNDPTPGRATELYDYFLGLGCDVLGVNIEETEGVNTRGNAHEAAAVRAFWAELVAAWRRAPRIHLREVEWSLRYVGAVLDGTADDLLPRRLDPIPTVGHDGSVTVLSPELAGFTDPQYGDFSSGNVLTTPLAEILAGAAGTPWVGEFLAGVEACRASCPYFGFCGGGHAANRYFELGRFDSTETDHCRNSKIRLLEGVLDHARDHRTPAV, from the coding sequence ATGCGCGGCATCGCGGCGGTCCCGTCGTACGTCGTCATGCAGCCAACCACGCTGTGTAACCTCGACTGCGCGTACTGCTATCTGCCGCTGCGGGCCGTCGACCGGCGGATGCCCGTGGCGGTGGCCGAGGCGGTGGCCGCCTCGGTGAACCCGTGGGCGGCGGCCGGGCGGTTCTCGGTGGTCTGGCACGGCGGGGAGCCCCTGGCAGCCGGCCGGGAGCACCTGGCGGCCCTGCTCGCCCCGTTCCATCCCGGGGTCGAGCACCACGTGCAGACCAACGCCACCCTGGTCGACGACGCCTGGTGCGAGTTCTTCGCGACGCACCGGATGCGGGTCAGCGTCAGCGTGGACGGCCCGCGCAGGCGCAACGACGAGCGGGTCACGCGGGCGGGCCGGCCGGCGTACGACCGGATCGTGCGCGGCGTGGCCGCGCTGCGCCGGCACGGGCTGCCGTTCTCGGCGCTGGCCGTGGTGAACGACCCGACGCCGGGGCGGGCCACCGAACTGTACGACTACTTCCTCGGCCTCGGCTGCGACGTGCTGGGCGTCAACATCGAGGAGACGGAGGGCGTCAACACCCGCGGCAACGCCCACGAGGCGGCGGCGGTGCGGGCGTTCTGGGCCGAGCTGGTGGCCGCCTGGCGGCGGGCGCCCCGCATCCACCTGCGCGAGGTGGAGTGGTCGCTGCGGTACGTCGGGGCGGTCCTCGACGGCACGGCGGACGACCTGTTGCCCCGGCGGCTCGATCCGATCCCCACGGTCGGCCACGACGGGTCGGTGACCGTGCTCTCGCCCGAACTGGCCGGCTTCACCGACCCCCAGTACGGGGACTTCAGCAGCGGTAACGTCCTGACCACCCCGCTGGCGGAGATCCTCGCCGGTGCGGCGGGGACGCCCTGGGTGGGCGAGTTCCTGGCGGGCGTCGAGGCGTGCCGGGCGTCCTGCCCGTACTTCGGCTTCTGCGGGGGCGGTCACGCCGCCAACCGTTACTTCGAGCTGGGGCGTTTCGACAGTACGGAGACCGACCACTGCCGCAACAGCAAGATCCGCCTACTGGAGGGAGTGTTGGACCATGCCCGAGACCACCGGACACCGGCCGTCTGA
- the purL gene encoding phosphoribosylformylglycinamidine synthase subunit PurL, protein MTTHPDPAVRANPHAAAPVVAAVVPQAGPVDPARPVDPVAYAQPAPAGDWAHSLDTVPHAADTPGELQPYAELGLRDDEYDRIRDILGRRPTQAELAMYSIMWSEHCSYKSSKVHLRQFGEKAPPSDRLLAGIGENAGVVRVSDELAVTFKVESHNHPSFVEPYQGAATGVGGIVRDILAMGARPVAVMDPLRFGAADHPDTARVLPGVVAGVGGYGNCLGLPNIGGEVVFDPCYQGNPLVNALCLGVLPVDRLQKKEAAGPGNVVVLMGAKTGRDGIGGVSVLASATFDDESQQRRPSVQVGDPFMEKLLIEACLELYDAELVVGIQDLGGAGLTCALTETAAAAGTGMRVWLEQVPLREPSMEPHEILASESQERMLLVVAPDKLDAVLKTAEKWGVWATAIGEVTPPAADGQPGRLVITWRDQLVVDVPPGSLVDDGPVYARPMREPADLILLQADRAETLPRPSNPEALRETVLRMIASPNLADKTWVTEQYDRYVLGNTVLAQPEDSGVIRIDERTGLGVALSVDGNGRYARLDPYQGTKLALAEAYRNVAVTGAKPIAVTNCLNFGSPEDPGVMWQFAEAVRGLADGCLELGIPVTGGNVSFYNQTGPAAIHPTPVVGVLGVLDNVADRVPMGFVPRPAGDHDQLFLLGETNVELSGSEWAWVTHQHLGGIPPQVDLARERQLADLLAEAARVGHLSSAHDLSDGGLAQSLVESCLRRGVGARIALPEQFAGGSLPFVFLFSESAGRALVSVPRGHERAFTALCAERGVPWEPIGVTDPSGGALELVGQFRIGLDELRAAHTATLPRLFGGAEAVEAAHPTQAAPTPRGPAQATAAVTAPADEGPPAPAAVEPPAGTADAEAGADREPIAPAGAESSALSGPATATEPGSTVPVEPEASASAPGDETGPGEAVTGRDDEAGRAEATDRDPGDLGQRAATDER, encoded by the coding sequence ATGACCACCCATCCGGATCCGGCGGTACGGGCGAACCCGCACGCGGCGGCGCCCGTCGTGGCCGCCGTGGTGCCGCAGGCCGGCCCGGTCGACCCGGCCCGGCCCGTCGACCCGGTCGCGTACGCCCAGCCGGCCCCGGCCGGCGACTGGGCGCACTCCCTGGACACCGTGCCGCACGCCGCGGACACCCCCGGCGAGCTTCAGCCGTACGCCGAGCTGGGCCTGCGCGACGACGAGTACGACCGCATCCGGGACATCCTCGGCCGCCGTCCCACCCAGGCCGAGCTGGCCATGTACTCGATCATGTGGAGCGAGCACTGCTCCTACAAGTCGAGCAAGGTGCACCTGCGCCAGTTCGGCGAGAAGGCCCCGCCGAGCGACCGACTGCTCGCCGGCATCGGCGAGAACGCCGGCGTGGTCCGGGTCTCCGACGAGCTGGCGGTGACCTTCAAGGTCGAGTCGCACAACCACCCGAGCTTCGTCGAGCCGTACCAGGGCGCGGCGACCGGCGTCGGCGGCATCGTCCGGGACATCCTCGCCATGGGCGCCCGCCCGGTCGCGGTGATGGACCCGCTGCGCTTCGGCGCCGCCGACCACCCCGACACCGCCCGGGTGCTGCCCGGCGTGGTGGCCGGCGTCGGCGGCTACGGCAACTGCCTCGGCCTGCCGAACATCGGCGGCGAGGTCGTCTTCGACCCCTGCTACCAGGGAAACCCGCTGGTCAACGCGCTCTGCCTCGGCGTGCTGCCGGTCGACCGGCTGCAGAAGAAGGAGGCCGCCGGCCCCGGCAACGTCGTGGTGCTGATGGGCGCCAAGACCGGCCGCGACGGCATCGGCGGCGTGTCGGTGCTGGCCAGCGCCACCTTCGACGACGAGAGCCAGCAGCGCCGCCCCTCGGTGCAGGTCGGCGACCCGTTCATGGAGAAGCTGCTCATCGAGGCGTGCCTGGAGCTGTACGACGCCGAGTTGGTCGTCGGCATCCAGGACCTCGGCGGCGCCGGCCTGACCTGCGCGCTGACCGAGACCGCGGCGGCGGCCGGCACCGGCATGCGGGTCTGGCTGGAGCAGGTGCCGCTGCGCGAGCCCTCGATGGAGCCGCACGAGATCCTGGCCAGCGAGTCACAGGAGCGGATGCTGCTGGTCGTCGCCCCGGACAAGCTGGACGCGGTGCTCAAGACCGCCGAGAAGTGGGGCGTCTGGGCCACGGCCATCGGCGAGGTGACCCCGCCGGCCGCCGACGGGCAGCCGGGCCGGCTGGTCATCACCTGGCGCGATCAGCTCGTGGTGGACGTGCCGCCGGGCTCCCTGGTCGACGACGGGCCGGTGTACGCCCGCCCGATGCGCGAGCCGGCCGACCTGATCCTGCTCCAGGCCGACCGGGCGGAGACGCTGCCCCGGCCGAGCAACCCGGAGGCGCTGCGCGAGACCGTGCTGCGCATGATCGCGTCGCCGAACCTGGCCGACAAGACCTGGGTCACCGAGCAGTACGACCGGTACGTGCTGGGCAACACCGTGCTCGCCCAGCCGGAGGACTCCGGCGTGATCCGGATCGACGAGCGGACCGGACTCGGCGTCGCCCTCTCCGTCGACGGCAACGGCCGGTACGCGCGCCTCGACCCGTACCAGGGGACGAAGCTCGCGCTGGCCGAGGCGTACCGGAACGTGGCGGTGACCGGGGCGAAGCCCATCGCCGTCACCAACTGCCTCAACTTCGGCTCCCCCGAGGACCCGGGCGTGATGTGGCAGTTCGCCGAGGCCGTACGCGGCCTGGCGGACGGCTGCCTGGAGCTGGGCATCCCGGTGACCGGCGGCAACGTCAGCTTCTACAACCAGACCGGCCCGGCGGCGATCCACCCGACCCCGGTGGTCGGCGTGCTCGGCGTGCTGGACAACGTCGCCGACCGGGTGCCGATGGGCTTCGTCCCGCGCCCGGCGGGCGACCACGACCAGCTCTTCCTGCTCGGCGAGACGAACGTGGAGCTCTCCGGCTCGGAGTGGGCCTGGGTGACCCACCAGCACCTCGGCGGCATCCCGCCGCAGGTCGACCTCGCCCGGGAACGACAGCTCGCCGACCTGCTGGCGGAGGCCGCCCGGGTCGGTCACCTCAGCTCCGCGCACGACCTGTCCGACGGCGGTCTGGCGCAGAGCCTGGTCGAGTCCTGCCTGCGGCGCGGCGTCGGCGCGCGGATCGCGCTGCCGGAGCAGTTCGCGGGCGGCTCGCTGCCGTTCGTCTTCCTGTTCAGCGAGTCCGCCGGGCGGGCCCTGGTCTCGGTGCCGCGCGGCCACGAGAGGGCGTTCACCGCCCTCTGCGCCGAGCGAGGCGTGCCGTGGGAGCCGATCGGCGTGACCGACCCGTCCGGCGGCGCGCTGGAGCTGGTCGGCCAGTTCCGGATCGGTCTGGACGAGCTGCGCGCCGCGCACACCGCCACGCTGCCCCGGCTCTTCGGCGGGGCGGAGGCGGTCGAGGCGGCCCACCCCACCCAGGCCGCCCCGACCCCGCGGGGCCCGGCCCAGGCCACGGCGGCCGTCACCGCTCCGGCCGACGAAGGGCCGCCGGCTCCGGCTGCGGTCGAGCCGCCGGCCGGTACGGCGGACGCGGAGGCCGGGGCCGACCGGGAGCCGATCGCTCCCGCTGGTGCGGAGTCGTCGGCTCTCAGCGGGCCGGCGACGGCCACGGAGCCCGGGTCCACCGTTCCGGTTGAGCCGGAGGCCTCGGCCTCGGCGCCGGGGGACGAGACCGGGCCGGGCGAGGCCGTGACCGGGCGCGACGACGAGGCGGGCCGGGCCGAGGCGACCGACCGCGACCCCGGCGACCTGGGCCAGCGCGCGGCGACCGACGAGCGCTGA
- the purM gene encoding phosphoribosylformylglycinamidine cyclo-ligase — MTHVSERSGTGSSPTGTGGDRQPWTAGSGRPARKRSVSYAEAGVSIEAGDRAVELLKSKVRQTRRPEVLGDLGGFAGLFRLDTAKYRNPILASSTDGVGTKLVIAQQLDIHDTIGIDLVAMVVDDLVACGAEPLFLLDYIACGEVVPDKVAEIGAGIADGCRYAGCALLGGETAEHPGVLRPDEYDVSATGVGVVEESEILGPERVEVGDVVIAMRSSGLHSNGYSLVRHVLLGAGRMRLDVVIEDFGRQRTLGEELLTPTKIYAQDCLKLIAEAEVRAIAHVTGGGIPGNLVRVLPEHVDAVVNRSTWKPQPVFDLIQSKGRIEDAEMESTFNMGVGMFAVVSAEDADRALATLTGRGVDAWQAGEIIEGTGKVQMVGQHTRG, encoded by the coding sequence GTGACGCACGTGTCCGAGCGCAGCGGCACCGGAAGCAGCCCGACCGGCACCGGCGGCGACCGCCAGCCCTGGACGGCCGGGTCCGGCCGCCCCGCGCGCAAACGCTCGGTCTCGTACGCCGAGGCCGGCGTCTCGATCGAGGCGGGCGACCGCGCGGTCGAGCTGCTGAAGTCCAAGGTGCGGCAGACCAGGCGGCCGGAGGTCCTGGGCGACCTCGGCGGGTTCGCGGGCCTGTTCCGGCTCGACACCGCGAAGTACCGCAACCCGATCCTGGCGTCCTCGACGGACGGGGTCGGCACCAAGCTGGTGATCGCCCAGCAGCTCGACATCCACGACACGATCGGCATCGACCTGGTCGCCATGGTCGTCGACGACCTGGTCGCCTGCGGTGCCGAGCCGCTGTTCCTGCTCGACTACATCGCCTGCGGCGAGGTCGTTCCCGACAAGGTCGCCGAGATCGGCGCCGGCATCGCCGACGGCTGCCGGTACGCCGGCTGCGCGTTGCTCGGTGGCGAGACGGCCGAGCACCCGGGCGTGCTGCGCCCGGACGAGTACGACGTCTCGGCCACCGGCGTCGGCGTGGTGGAGGAGAGCGAGATCCTGGGCCCGGAGCGGGTCGAGGTCGGCGACGTGGTGATCGCCATGCGCTCTTCCGGCCTGCACTCCAACGGCTACTCGCTGGTCCGGCACGTGCTGCTCGGCGCGGGCCGGATGCGGCTGGACGTGGTGATCGAGGACTTCGGCCGGCAGCGCACCCTCGGCGAGGAGCTGCTGACGCCGACGAAGATCTACGCGCAGGACTGCCTCAAGCTGATCGCCGAGGCGGAGGTGCGGGCGATCGCCCACGTCACCGGCGGCGGCATCCCGGGCAACCTGGTCCGGGTCCTGCCGGAGCACGTCGACGCCGTGGTCAACCGGTCCACCTGGAAGCCCCAGCCGGTCTTCGACCTGATCCAGTCCAAGGGCCGGATCGAGGACGCGGAGATGGAGTCCACGTTCAACATGGGCGTCGGCATGTTCGCCGTCGTCTCGGCCGAGGACGCCGACCGGGCCCTGGCCACGCTGACCGGGCGGGGCGTCGACGCCTGGCAGGCCGGCGAGATCATCGAGGGCACCGGCAAGGTGCAGATGGTCGGGCAGCACACCCGGGGATGA
- a CDS encoding 2-phosphosulfolactate phosphatase, producing the protein MAVAVFAQPGSGARFDWGLTGAAELGRVCAVLVVVDVLSFTTAVEVAVSRGMRVHPFPWGKQAAEYARRAGAVAAVGRRQMTSEHPWSLSPAALRTAPVVADLVLPSPNGSAISAAASATGLPVVAACLRNAGAAGRWLRDQGYGSTDAPVGVIAAGERWPDGSLRPSVEDQLGAACVLDALSGVPGGLSVEAAMALAALASTPDVPAAVRGCVSGRELVEGGFPDDVEVAVEVGVSEVVPVLRQGVFSAA; encoded by the coding sequence TTGGCCGTCGCCGTCTTCGCCCAACCCGGCTCCGGCGCCCGCTTCGACTGGGGGCTGACCGGGGCGGCGGAGCTCGGCCGCGTCTGCGCCGTTCTGGTGGTGGTGGACGTGCTCTCGTTCACCACCGCCGTGGAGGTCGCGGTCTCCCGGGGGATGCGCGTCCACCCCTTCCCGTGGGGGAAGCAGGCGGCCGAGTACGCCCGCCGGGCCGGCGCGGTCGCCGCCGTGGGCCGCCGGCAGATGACCTCGGAGCATCCGTGGTCGCTGTCCCCGGCGGCGCTGCGCACCGCGCCCGTCGTCGCCGATCTCGTGCTGCCGTCGCCCAACGGCTCGGCCATCAGCGCCGCGGCGAGCGCCACCGGGCTGCCGGTGGTCGCGGCGTGCCTGCGCAACGCGGGCGCCGCCGGGCGCTGGCTACGCGACCAGGGGTACGGCTCGACGGACGCGCCGGTCGGAGTGATCGCCGCCGGCGAGCGCTGGCCGGACGGCTCGCTGCGCCCCTCCGTCGAGGACCAGCTCGGGGCCGCCTGTGTGCTCGACGCGCTGTCCGGCGTACCGGGCGGGCTGTCGGTCGAGGCGGCGATGGCGCTGGCCGCGCTGGCCAGCACGCCGGACGTGCCGGCCGCCGTGCGGGGCTGCGTCTCCGGCCGGGAGCTGGTCGAGGGTGGTTTCCCCGACGACGTGGAGGTCGCTGTCGAGGTCGGCGTCTCCGAGGTGGTCCCGGTGCTGCGGCAGGGCGTCTTCTCCGCCGCGTGA
- the amcA gene encoding multiple cyclophane-containing RiPP AmcA translates to MPETTGHRPSERAGAAVVDRVAERVREGAAGLTALLREAEDARRLRAEVAVGEGTSAVCAWNHFENIPTFYNWNNRPR, encoded by the coding sequence ATGCCCGAGACCACCGGACACCGGCCGTCTGAGCGCGCCGGGGCAGCCGTCGTCGACCGGGTTGCCGAGCGGGTGCGGGAGGGCGCCGCGGGGCTCACCGCGCTGCTCCGCGAGGCGGAGGACGCGCGCCGGCTGCGGGCGGAGGTGGCGGTAGGCGAGGGCACCAGTGCGGTCTGCGCCTGGAACCACTTCGAGAACATCCCGACGTTCTACAACTGGAACAACCGCCCCCGTTGA
- a CDS encoding carboxypeptidase-like regulatory domain-containing protein gives MIPGPAPAGQGRSDRKAVDVSTHRRAWKQRAGVVVALVTGALLAVPATPAFAAPSVTNVSASPSSVEAGGTTKVTYTLDFDADGGPADVSVSSNSGKLTCIDGCDQGSVNRSGTYTATFKLADDASSGSARITVKAVDSGGGPLKDSKQGSTSVNLVAKPEPEPTQAQTVKSVSGKVVAAANGDPVSNAVVMLQDSTGRRFDTTSDGSGNFRFTGSTANPIAPGRLTLGAVQGEIRATKSFSANAGQTVTGQRISLAIRVEVTPSATPEATEEPLATDEPTEEATEPTAEADPGAAQNAAAEEGSGFGNWLLILLGGLFVAVGVGTIVLLWMKRRENGDDSDDAPTGAAAAGAVPAARGAFRGADDQTRVVNRPGAAPDRTMIAGASLADAPTMMHQPVVDDVPPDPYGAPAPPYGPGGQQGWAGGGYGDEPQGRGGYGSAGAYGNAPSSGGGYGNAPSSGGGYGGSPSAGGYGDAPASGGGYGGDAPASGGGYGGRDYGAPAGAAAGGYGGQGGQGGQGGGYGQRYDEPTGRYTGESTGSYTPAADPYPTSTYQPGQEHAYGETQQYGRGGDTAGGYGAGYGQQGGYDDGPRGGYDSGGRQGHDRGYSQQGDHGQQGGYGQQGDHGQQGGYGQQGDYSQQGGYGQQGDYSQQGGYGQEPPRQRGSYDDRGYDQQDGYGQQGGGYYGEATQGSRGRPDGPPQQDRGGRRLDWLDD, from the coding sequence ATGATCCCCGGCCCGGCACCCGCCGGTCAGGGGAGGTCAGACCGGAAGGCGGTGGACGTGTCAACACACCGACGTGCCTGGAAGCAGCGGGCCGGTGTGGTCGTAGCGCTGGTAACCGGCGCCCTGCTCGCCGTCCCCGCCACACCCGCATTCGCCGCCCCGAGCGTCACCAACGTCTCGGCCTCCCCCAGCTCGGTCGAGGCGGGTGGGACCACGAAGGTGACCTACACCCTCGACTTCGACGCTGACGGCGGCCCCGCCGACGTCAGCGTCAGTTCCAACAGCGGGAAGCTCACCTGCATCGACGGCTGCGACCAGGGCAGCGTGAACAGGAGCGGCACCTACACCGCCACGTTCAAGCTGGCGGACGACGCGTCGAGCGGGTCCGCCCGGATCACGGTCAAGGCCGTCGACTCCGGCGGTGGCCCGCTCAAGGACTCCAAGCAGGGGTCGACGAGCGTCAACCTGGTGGCCAAGCCCGAGCCCGAGCCGACGCAGGCGCAGACGGTCAAGTCTGTCTCCGGCAAGGTGGTCGCCGCCGCGAACGGCGATCCCGTGTCGAACGCCGTCGTGATGCTCCAGGACAGCACCGGCCGACGGTTCGACACCACGAGCGACGGCAGCGGCAACTTCCGGTTCACCGGCAGCACCGCCAACCCGATCGCCCCGGGCCGGCTCACCCTCGGCGCCGTACAGGGCGAGATCCGCGCCACCAAGAGCTTCAGCGCCAACGCCGGGCAGACCGTGACCGGCCAGCGGATCAGCCTCGCGATCAGGGTCGAGGTGACACCGAGCGCGACCCCCGAGGCGACGGAGGAGCCGCTGGCGACCGACGAGCCCACCGAGGAGGCCACCGAGCCGACGGCGGAGGCCGATCCGGGTGCCGCGCAGAACGCCGCCGCCGAGGAGGGCTCCGGCTTCGGCAACTGGCTGCTGATCCTGCTCGGCGGCCTGTTCGTGGCGGTCGGCGTCGGCACGATCGTGCTGCTCTGGATGAAGCGCCGCGAGAACGGCGACGACAGCGACGACGCGCCGACCGGCGCCGCCGCGGCGGGTGCCGTGCCGGCCGCTCGGGGGGCCTTCCGCGGGGCGGACGACCAGACCCGGGTGGTCAACCGGCCCGGCGCGGCGCCGGACCGGACCATGATCGCCGGCGCCTCGCTCGCCGACGCGCCGACGATGATGCACCAGCCGGTCGTCGACGACGTGCCACCCGACCCGTACGGCGCGCCGGCGCCACCGTACGGCCCCGGCGGCCAGCAGGGCTGGGCGGGCGGCGGCTACGGCGACGAGCCGCAGGGCCGGGGCGGCTACGGCTCGGCCGGCGCCTACGGCAATGCCCCGTCCTCCGGCGGCGGATACGGAAATGCCCCGTCCTCCGGTGGAGGCTACGGCGGGTCCCCGTCCGCCGGCGGATACGGTGACGCGCCGGCCTCGGGCGGCGGCTACGGCGGCGACGCCCCGGCGTCCGGCGGCGGCTACGGCGGCCGGGACTACGGCGCGCCGGCCGGTGCGGCCGCGGGCGGCTACGGCGGCCAGGGTGGCCAGGGTGGCCAGGGTGGCGGTTACGGCCAGCGCTACGACGAGCCGACCGGCCGCTACACCGGCGAGTCGACCGGCTCGTACACTCCAGCGGCCGACCCGTACCCGACCAGCACCTACCAGCCGGGGCAGGAGCACGCCTACGGCGAGACCCAGCAGTACGGCCGGGGCGGCGACACCGCCGGCGGCTACGGCGCCGGGTACGGCCAGCAGGGCGGCTACGACGACGGCCCGCGCGGCGGCTACGACTCCGGCGGCCGGCAGGGCCACGACCGCGGCTACAGCCAGCAGGGCGATCACGGCCAGCAGGGCGGCTACGGTCAGCAGGGCGATCACGGCCAGCAGGGCGGCTACGGTCAGCAGGGCGATTACAGCCAGCAGGGCGGCTACGGTCAGCAGGGCGATTACAGCCAGCAGGGCGGCTACGGCCAGGAGCCCCCGCGGCAGCGCGGTAGCTACGACGACCGCGGCTACGACCAGCAGGACGGGTACGGCCAGCAGGGCGGCGGCTACTACGGCGAGGCGACCCAGGGAAGCCGGGGCCGGCCCGACGGCCCGCCGCAGCAGGACCGTGGCGGTCGCCGGCTGGACTGGCTGGACGACTGA
- a CDS encoding sterol carrier family protein — translation MSSPHIKSAAVAAAFAALDEGRTPERPVFREAVRVLLTALAERAPGRSVEVRVPPYGAVQCISGPRHTRGTPPNVVETDPVTWLEIATGRRGWAEVVAEGRVRVSGARADLSAHLPLHLGE, via the coding sequence GTGTCCTCTCCGCACATAAAGTCCGCGGCGGTCGCCGCGGCGTTCGCCGCCCTCGACGAGGGTCGTACCCCCGAACGGCCGGTGTTCCGGGAGGCGGTCCGTGTCCTGTTGACGGCCCTCGCGGAGCGTGCCCCCGGCCGATCGGTCGAGGTGCGTGTCCCACCATACGGCGCGGTGCAGTGCATATCCGGCCCTCGACACACCCGCGGCACCCCGCCGAACGTGGTGGAGACGGATCCGGTCACCTGGCTGGAGATCGCGACGGGCCGCCGAGGCTGGGCCGAGGTGGTCGCCGAGGGCCGCGTTCGGGTCAGTGGCGCCCGGGCTGACCTTTCCGCTCACCTTCCGCTCCACCTGGGCGAATAG